From Cyprinus carpio isolate SPL01 chromosome A7, ASM1834038v1, whole genome shotgun sequence, a single genomic window includes:
- the LOC109098781 gene encoding inactive serine/threonine-protein kinase VRK3-like gives MGQTLQTVMDEGNCTLSEKAVLQLALRLLDALEFIHEKEYAHADIHAGNIYINTNSHTEVFLSGFGHAFRFCPSGKHVEYRQGSRTAHQGNINFISMDSHKGAGPSRRSDLQSLGYCMLYWMTGSLPWSHHSQTSSAVAAEKERYISDIRGLVSCCYKQTKASGALQDYLTNVMSLQYTEKPDYTLLKAGLHESLQKMGGSLNESLDLQVNP, from the exons ATGGGCCAAACTCTACAGACAGTCATGGATGAAGGGAACTGTACTCTGTCTGAGAAAGCAGTTCTCCAGCTTGCACTACGACTA ttggatgcACTTGAATTCATTCACGAGAAGGAATATGCCCATGCAGACATCCATGCAGGAAATATTTACATCAACACTAACAGTCACACAGAG GTTTTCTTGTCAGGGTTTGGTCATGCATTTAGGTTTTGCCCTAGTGGAAAGCATGTGGAGTACAGACAGGGTAGCCGCACTGCACACCAGGGTAACATCAACTTTATCAGCATGGATTCTCACAAGGGGGCTG GTCCCTCTCGTCGTAGTGACCTGCAGTCTCTGGGTTACTGTATGCTGTATTGGATGACAGGCTCACTGCCCTGGAGTCACCACTCTCAAACAAGCTCTGCTGTTGCTGCAGAGAAGGAGAG GTATATTTCTGATATCCGTGGACTTGTGAGTTGCTGTTACAAACAGACGAAAGCTTCAG gtgcATTACAAGATTATCTGACTAATGTGATGAGCCTCCAGTATACTGAGAAACCAGATTATACACTTCTGAAAGCTGGGCTTCATGAGAGCTTACAGAAGATGGGCGGGAGTCTGAATGAATCACTGGATCTGCAG gTGAATCCATAA